The bacterium DNA window CAGCGGCGGCGTGGGTGGTCAGGTGCAGATTGATCAAGTGGTGGTCGGCGCGCTTTTGCGCGTCACGCCGAAGATCAACGCCGACGGCTATATCACGACGAGCATCAATCCCGAATTGTCCTCGATCTTCCAATTCTTGGAATCATCTGATACGCAGTTGCCGTGGGTGAAGCGCCGTACATCGAGCACGACGCTGCGCATCAAGAACGGTGAAACGGTCATTATCGGTGGTCTCTTGGGTGTTGAGTCCTCGAAGACCGAGCATCGCTTCCCGTTCCTCGGTGACATTCCGTTTATCGGCAGCCTGTTCCGTCACAAATCAACTTCGACGCGCAAGACCGACTTGATTATTCAGGTCACTCCGCACATCATTGGCACCGGCTACACAATGGAGCTGCCGCCGCGCGTGCGTGAAGTCGAAGAGAAGTTCCTCCCGCAGGAGAGTGGTGAAGGTCAGAAGTAAACGCGCGCCGCGCGTGCAGGTCGCGGCATGGTGTTGGCTTGGACTGTTGATCTTTGGGATTGCCGCAGCGTCAGCACAGGACACGAATCGCGAGACGTCGTTGCGGTCGGACATCTTGAAGCGGGCTCAGAGCGCCGCGCCGAGTCTGTCTGCTACGGCCTATGAAGGCGTGCTCGACCGCGACGCGTATCTACTGGGACCGGGCGACAAACTGATCTTACAAATCTGGAGTCCGTCCTACGAAGAGCTTCCGACGGTCGTGTCCGGTGAAGGCCGCATTGCCGTGCCCTTTGCCGGTCCGGTCAAGGTTGCGGGTCTCACGCTAACGGATGCTGAAACGGCGGTTTCGCGCGAGTTCGACACCGCGCTTCGCCGTGGTCGTATATCCATCTCATTGCTCGAACCGCGCCAGTTTCGGGTCCATGTCACTGGACAGGTGGTCATGCCCGGAACAGTCACAGTGCCGGCGACGGCCCGGGTGGCTGACGCGATTGCGCAGGCCGGTGGCACGAAGCGGACGTATCAGATTGCCGGAGCCGATACCGTGTTTACGCCCCTGGCGGCGTTGCGCGAGATCGAGTTGCGATCCGCAGTTACGGGTGACGTAACGCCGGTGGATTTACAATCGTTCTTTTCGGGTGGTTCATTGGCCGCCAATCCGTACGTAACAGATGGCGCGACGATTTACGTTCCGCCCAGAAGTGCGGGGCAGACGGTAGGCATCTTTGGCGAAGTTCGCATGCCCGGAATCTATGATTACTTTTCCGGTGACAACGTTGGCTCTTTGATTGCACTGGCCGGTGGTTTGACAGCGCTGGCGGATTCCAATCTGGTCACACTCCAGCATGCCGAGGGCGCGGCGACGAAGGTGAACTTCTCCCTATCGTCTTTGGCCACGCCGGTTAAGCCGGGCGAGCGTGTGTTTGTGGGCGGGGTGCCGCGCGATGTCCTTCATGGATCAGTCACAGTCGGCGGTCAGGTTGCGCGACCCGGCGGATACGCCATCGTGCCCGGGAAAACGACGGTGGCCGAGCTTCTGGAGCAGGCGGGCGGCTATCTGCCGCAGGCCTCGGCGCAGTCGGCGCGGCTGGAGCGCAAAGGTGACGAACGCTTGGCGGAGGAGCGGGGTAGATTGTCGCGGATCCCGATGAAGACGGGCACAAAGGACGATCCGACGATGCTTGCTGACCAGGAAATGGCGGCGGAGTTCGCCCGCTGGACGTACGGCACTGTGGTGCTGGACTTGACGGCGGAGGCAGGCGAGCCGGGTTATGCTGGCGATGTCGTCCTAATGGATGGTGATCAATTGGATGTCCCGGCCCAGCCCCTGGGTGTGCGCGTCTTAGGGTACGTGAATCACGCGGGCGAGGTCCCGTGGCAGGACGGCGCCGACCTGAACCACTACGTGGCGATGGCAGGCGGCAAGAATCGCGCGGGTTGGTTGGGACGGTCGGTCATTCTGAAGGCGCGCAACGGGTCACAATTGCGTTATTCGCAGCAAGTGACCGTGGACCCGGGTGACGTGCTGTTTATTCCGCAGCGGCCGCGGACGACGGGTTGGGAGCGAGTGAAAGATATTCTCACCGTGGTGGCACAGTTGGCCACCGTGGTGTTGGTGGTGGATACCGCAACTAAGTAATCGTCAAGACCGGGTCCCGTGGGCGGGATCAATCGGAGATTTTCGACTGGAAGTTTCCGATCGGTTTCCTATTTCCACACAACAGGACCTGGAGGGACTCATGGAGGCAAGAATGAAACACATCCGCTGGGCAGCTTTGTTTGTCGCCGTGGTGGCGATGCTGCTAAGTGGCGTCGGCTGCGAACAGAAGTCGACGGGAGACAACAACCAGAATGGCGGTTCGATCGGCTCGATCCAAATCGTGACCGGTGCGATCAACGACACTCTGGAGTTTTTGCCGGCAGATTCGGCATCCACGACCGTCACGATTATCGTCTCTGATGACAATGGTAATGTGATGCGTGACGTGAAGGTTGACATCAGCCTGGCCAACGCCAATCTTGGCGTGATCGAATATGTTGACACGGACCGCCGGGACACGACTGACGCGGTCGGCCGTGTGAATGCGGTCTTCCGCACGTTTGCGCGCGCGGGCGATCAGATCATCACTGCGAGCGCCGGAGGCCGCACGGCCACACGGACGCTGTTCATTCGGGAACAGGACGACGCGATTAATGGCCTGACACTGGTCATTACGCCCAAGCAGCTGGAAGCCTCGCCGTCAGTCGAAGACTCGGCACAGATTTCCGTGACGATTACCGACGCAGCCAACCGCGGCGTGCGCAACGTGGCGCTGACGCTCCGCGCCAGCGGCGGTCGTCTGGTGATTCCGAGTGTGACCGACTCAACGGGCAAGACCTCGACGTGGTGGTACAACAATCGCCAGTTCGGAGAATTTACGATCACAGTGCAGGCTGGTTCGATTACCGCGACCGATACTGTTACCGTTACCGAAGTTCAGGACATCCTCGGCACGCTGACCATTGCGACGTCTGAACCGGTGATCGAGGCCGACGGCTGCATTACGGCGGCGACAATTACGGCATCGCTCAAGAATCAATTTGGTGAAGCCGTCCGCGGCGACACGATTCGCTTTGGTGCGCCCGAGCTTGGCGCCATCAATACGATCGCGATTACCGACTGTCTCGGTATTGCCATGGCGCAATTCTGCGGTATGACGATTCCGAACGATCAGGATCCGGCGGACTCGTCCATGGTCGTGGCCCGCTATGAGAAGTGGGGCCTGCGTGATACCGTGAACGTGCGCATCATCCCTGCCGCGGGTATCGGCAACGTCAACCTCGGCGTTTCCAACACGGTTGGTGTCGCGGGTGTGGACTCGGTGGCGCTGAACGTCTTCGTGCAGTTCGCCAATGGCGCGCCGGTCAACGGCTATTGGGTGAAGTTCCGCTACACGCCGTGCGGCGATTTCAAGTACGACTCGCTGCGGCTGGTCAATGGTTCCCCCGACTCGGTGAACTACTACTATCTGTGTCAGGCCGTGCCGCAAAGCCCGGTGAAACTGGTGGCTACCGTGGACGGCATCCCTTCCGATACGATGCAAGTGCTCGTTATCCCTGGGCAAGCGTCATCCGTTCGGTTGGATCCGATTCCGCCGACGACGATTGGCGTGCCGGTGCAGGTCAATGCCGCCGTGGTTGATACCTTCAACAACCCCGTTCAGGCGGGTACCAGCGTAGGCTTCTTGTCCACTATTGGTGCTATTCCGGCTTTTTCGTCCACGGACGCGGATGGCTGGGCGCGGCCAATGTTGAACCCCGGCACGACGGCCGGCGTCGGCCTGGTGAAATCGTTCTTGGCTTCGGGTGGAGATACTTCCATTACGACGCTGATCGTGCAGTCGGGCAATGTCAGCACCTTGACGGGCACCTTAGTCCCGACCAGCTTGCAGGCACAGGGCTCGGGCGGCCAGGATTGGGCGCAGGTCTCGGCCCGCGTCTATGATGACAATGGTAACCCGGTGGAAGATGGCCAGTGGGTGCGCTTCCGCCTGACGACGTTCCCGGCTGGAACGAATATCAACGGCAACGGCATTCTGGACTCGGCGGTCACCGCCGGTGGTCTAGCAATGGCCACAGTGAACGCTGGAGCGGCGGTTGGTCCGGTTATGGTTAGCGTGTGCGTCTCCGTAAATGGTCAGGAACAATGCGTTCCGGTGACTGGTTCGGTTGTAGCGGGTCCGCCCTTTGAAATCGGTATTGGTGTGGACGAAGTCGGCGAGGACGCCGGTGGTGCTGCATGGGATGTTGAAATCAGCGCACTCGTTAAGGATGCGGTGCAGAACAACGTCATCAATGGCACGAACGTCTTCTTCGAAGTCAGCCCGCCGGAACTGGCGCAGATTCTATCGGAATCTGTCGTGGTCGGCAACGAGAATATGGACGGCGACGAACGTCCGGGCGTGGCCTTCACGACGCTGCGTTACAATTCGATGGCGACCAACAGCACCGTGACCATCACAGCGCGCACTGGTAACGGCGTCGAAGCCAACTTTGACTTCACGCTGCCGATTCAGGAGCCGACGATTAACCTCGACGCCCTGCCCGGCTCGTGGCACTTTATCGCCAATGGCAACCCGTGCCGCATTCAGTTGCGTGCCGAGGTGCGTGACGGCCATTCGGTCTTGATCAATGACCAGGAAGTCTACTATTCGTCGCAGCGCGGCCGTATGTTCGCCAATCAGCAGGGTACCGGCCCGGCGATCAGCACGGACTTCACGGGCCCGAACTTCGGCGAACCGGACGGACAATGCTCGATTTTCCTGGTTGACTCCGTAGGCTTCATCTTCCCGGATCCGCTGACGCCCGAAATACCGGGTGAGGTGCGCGTGGAAGTCGTGGGCTATGAGAGCGCGACGAATTCACAGGTCATCAACTTCCGCCGCTAAGGGGAAGCTGTCTCTGACGTAAACCAAGCAGGCCGGAGCCGGGACCCCACCGGCTCCGGCCCATATTGGTACGACTATAGAAAGAACGATACGAGGTTATGCGAGAAAAGCTTGGCGAGATACTGGTCCGCAAGGGTCTGATTAATGCGGGGCAGCTCAACGAGGCGTTGACGCTGCAAAAAGAGAAGCGCAAGCGGATCGGCGAGATGCTGGTCGTGTTGGGCGCCGTGAGTGAAGAAAAAGTCTACGCGGCATTGGCTGAGCAGTGGGGCTATGATTTCATCCCGGCTGACTCGCTGGTGGCCAAGAATCCGAATGCTCTGGCGATCGTTCCCGAGGCGTTTGCCAAGGAACACGCGCTGATACCGTTGATGCTTACGGACACGACGCTGACGGTAGCCATGGCCGATCCGGACGATATTGTGGC harbors:
- a CDS encoding SLBB domain-containing protein, with protein sequence MKVRSKRAPRVQVAAWCWLGLLIFGIAAASAQDTNRETSLRSDILKRAQSAAPSLSATAYEGVLDRDAYLLGPGDKLILQIWSPSYEELPTVVSGEGRIAVPFAGPVKVAGLTLTDAETAVSREFDTALRRGRISISLLEPRQFRVHVTGQVVMPGTVTVPATARVADAIAQAGGTKRTYQIAGADTVFTPLAALREIELRSAVTGDVTPVDLQSFFSGGSLAANPYVTDGATIYVPPRSAGQTVGIFGEVRMPGIYDYFSGDNVGSLIALAGGLTALADSNLVTLQHAEGAATKVNFSLSSLATPVKPGERVFVGGVPRDVLHGSVTVGGQVARPGGYAIVPGKTTVAELLEQAGGYLPQASAQSARLERKGDERLAEERGRLSRIPMKTGTKDDPTMLADQEMAAEFARWTYGTVVLDLTAEAGEPGYAGDVVLMDGDQLDVPAQPLGVRVLGYVNHAGEVPWQDGADLNHYVAMAGGKNRAGWLGRSVILKARNGSQLRYSQQVTVDPGDVLFIPQRPRTTGWERVKDILTVVAQLATVVLVVDTATK
- a CDS encoding Ig-like domain-containing protein — protein: MKHIRWAALFVAVVAMLLSGVGCEQKSTGDNNQNGGSIGSIQIVTGAINDTLEFLPADSASTTVTIIVSDDNGNVMRDVKVDISLANANLGVIEYVDTDRRDTTDAVGRVNAVFRTFARAGDQIITASAGGRTATRTLFIREQDDAINGLTLVITPKQLEASPSVEDSAQISVTITDAANRGVRNVALTLRASGGRLVIPSVTDSTGKTSTWWYNNRQFGEFTITVQAGSITATDTVTVTEVQDILGTLTIATSEPVIEADGCITAATITASLKNQFGEAVRGDTIRFGAPELGAINTIAITDCLGIAMAQFCGMTIPNDQDPADSSMVVARYEKWGLRDTVNVRIIPAAGIGNVNLGVSNTVGVAGVDSVALNVFVQFANGAPVNGYWVKFRYTPCGDFKYDSLRLVNGSPDSVNYYYLCQAVPQSPVKLVATVDGIPSDTMQVLVIPGQASSVRLDPIPPTTIGVPVQVNAAVVDTFNNPVQAGTSVGFLSTIGAIPAFSSTDADGWARPMLNPGTTAGVGLVKSFLASGGDTSITTLIVQSGNVSTLTGTLVPTSLQAQGSGGQDWAQVSARVYDDNGNPVEDGQWVRFRLTTFPAGTNINGNGILDSAVTAGGLAMATVNAGAAVGPVMVSVCVSVNGQEQCVPVTGSVVAGPPFEIGIGVDEVGEDAGGAAWDVEISALVKDAVQNNVINGTNVFFEVSPPELAQILSESVVVGNENMDGDERPGVAFTTLRYNSMATNSTVTITARTGNGVEANFDFTLPIQEPTINLDALPGSWHFIANGNPCRIQLRAEVRDGHSVLINDQEVYYSSQRGRMFANQQGTGPAISTDFTGPNFGEPDGQCSIFLVDSVGFIFPDPLTPEIPGEVRVEVVGYESATNSQVINFRR